The Toxotes jaculatrix isolate fToxJac2 chromosome 21, fToxJac2.pri, whole genome shotgun sequence genome includes a region encoding these proteins:
- the ppm1bb gene encoding protein phosphatase 1bb isoform X2, giving the protein MGAFLDKPKTEKHSAHGEGNGLRYGLSSMQGWRVEMEDAHTAVVGLPYGLTDWSFFAVYDGHAGSRVANYCSGHLLEHILSGGAGFGSGPRSVEGVKDGIRLGFLNIDEYMRGFTDLRQGLDRSGSTAVCVLLSPTHLYFINCGDSRAVLSRDSKVGFSTQDHKPCNPREKERIQNAGGSVMIQRVNGSLAVSRALGDYDYKCVDGKGPTEQLVSPEPEVCVLERVAEGDEFVVLACDGIWDVMSNEELCEFVRSRLLVCDDLEKVCNSVVDTCLHKGSRDNMSVVLVCLPGAPKISEEAVKKEEELDKYLETRVQELLGNCGEGGAPDLVSVLRSIATENIPNLPPGGGLASKRSVIEAVYNKLNPHREEEGNAGELEDPW; this is encoded by the exons ATGGGTGCATTCCTGGACAAGCCGAAGACGGAGAAGCATAGTGCCCATGGTGAGGGCAATGGGCTGCGTTATGGCCTGAGCTCCATGCAGGGCTGGCGGGTGGAGATGGAGGATGCCCACACAGCTGTGGTGGGTCTCCCCTATGGACTCACCGACTGGTCCTTCTTTGCTGTCTACGATGGCCATGCAGGCTCCCGGGTGGCCAACTACTGCTCCGGCCACCTGCTGGAGCACATCTTATCCGGAGGGGCGGGCTTCGGTTCAGGACCCCGCTCTGTGGAGGGTGTGAAGGACGGCATCCGCTTGGGCTTCCTGAACATTGACGAGTACATGCGCGGCTTCACTGACCTGCGACAGGGCCTGGATCGCAGCGGATCAACGGCCGTGTGCGTGTTGCTCAGCCCGACCCACCTCTACTTCATTAACTGCGGTGATTCGCGGGCCGTGCTGAGTCGAGACAGCAAGGTGGGCTTCTCCACCCAGGACCACAAGCCCTGCAACCCCCGTGAAAAGGAGCGCATCCAGAACGCTGGTGGCTCAGTCATGATCCAGAGGGTAAACGGCTCCCTGGCTGTGTCCCGGGCCCTGGGGGACTACGACTACAAATGTGTGGATGGTAAGGGCCCCACGGAGCAGCTGGTGAGCCCTGAGcccgaggtgtgtgtgttggagcgAGTGGCTGAAGGAGACGAGTTCGTGGTGCTGGCATGTGATGGAATCTGGGATGTCATGTCCAATGAGGAGCTGTGTGAGTTTGTCCGCTCACGACTCCTGGTGTGTGATGACCTGGAGAAGGTCTGTAACTCAGTGGTGGACACCTGTCTGCATAAG GGGAGCAGGGACAATATGAGTGTGGTGTTGGTGTGTTTACCCGGAGCTCCCAAGATCTCTGAGGAGGCTgtgaagaaagaagaggaattGGATAAATACCTGGAGACCCGTGTTCAGG agcTACTGGGAAACTGTGGGGAGGGGGGAGCCCCTGACCTGGTGTCTGTCCTGAGGAGCATTGCCACAGAGAACATCCCCAACCTTCCACCTGGCGGCGGCCTGGCCAGCAA ACGCAGTGTGATCGAGGCGGTGTACAACAAGCTGAACCCtcacagagaagaggaaggg AATGCCGGTGAACTTGAGGACCCCTGGTAG
- the ppm1bb gene encoding protein phosphatase 1bb isoform X1, which translates to MGAFLDKPKTEKHSAHGEGNGLRYGLSSMQGWRVEMEDAHTAVVGLPYGLTDWSFFAVYDGHAGSRVANYCSGHLLEHILSGGAGFGSGPRSVEGVKDGIRLGFLNIDEYMRGFTDLRQGLDRSGSTAVCVLLSPTHLYFINCGDSRAVLSRDSKVGFSTQDHKPCNPREKERIQNAGGSVMIQRVNGSLAVSRALGDYDYKCVDGKGPTEQLVSPEPEVCVLERVAEGDEFVVLACDGIWDVMSNEELCEFVRSRLLVCDDLEKVCNSVVDTCLHKGSRDNMSVVLVCLPGAPKISEEAVKKEEELDKYLETRVQELLGNCGEGGAPDLVSVLRSIATENIPNLPPGGGLASKRSVIEAVYNKLNPHREEEGACAGGEEENEEGGGSTAAHLLEALRQFRLHHRGQYRAVLEESMAAYHLRGESAAEGAGESSRTSDDNDNDGEEQSASPPSPPSPPPSPATAEPEAGQEAPTPESDPSSD; encoded by the exons ATGGGTGCATTCCTGGACAAGCCGAAGACGGAGAAGCATAGTGCCCATGGTGAGGGCAATGGGCTGCGTTATGGCCTGAGCTCCATGCAGGGCTGGCGGGTGGAGATGGAGGATGCCCACACAGCTGTGGTGGGTCTCCCCTATGGACTCACCGACTGGTCCTTCTTTGCTGTCTACGATGGCCATGCAGGCTCCCGGGTGGCCAACTACTGCTCCGGCCACCTGCTGGAGCACATCTTATCCGGAGGGGCGGGCTTCGGTTCAGGACCCCGCTCTGTGGAGGGTGTGAAGGACGGCATCCGCTTGGGCTTCCTGAACATTGACGAGTACATGCGCGGCTTCACTGACCTGCGACAGGGCCTGGATCGCAGCGGATCAACGGCCGTGTGCGTGTTGCTCAGCCCGACCCACCTCTACTTCATTAACTGCGGTGATTCGCGGGCCGTGCTGAGTCGAGACAGCAAGGTGGGCTTCTCCACCCAGGACCACAAGCCCTGCAACCCCCGTGAAAAGGAGCGCATCCAGAACGCTGGTGGCTCAGTCATGATCCAGAGGGTAAACGGCTCCCTGGCTGTGTCCCGGGCCCTGGGGGACTACGACTACAAATGTGTGGATGGTAAGGGCCCCACGGAGCAGCTGGTGAGCCCTGAGcccgaggtgtgtgtgttggagcgAGTGGCTGAAGGAGACGAGTTCGTGGTGCTGGCATGTGATGGAATCTGGGATGTCATGTCCAATGAGGAGCTGTGTGAGTTTGTCCGCTCACGACTCCTGGTGTGTGATGACCTGGAGAAGGTCTGTAACTCAGTGGTGGACACCTGTCTGCATAAG GGGAGCAGGGACAATATGAGTGTGGTGTTGGTGTGTTTACCCGGAGCTCCCAAGATCTCTGAGGAGGCTgtgaagaaagaagaggaattGGATAAATACCTGGAGACCCGTGTTCAGG agcTACTGGGAAACTGTGGGGAGGGGGGAGCCCCTGACCTGGTGTCTGTCCTGAGGAGCATTGCCACAGAGAACATCCCCAACCTTCCACCTGGCGGCGGCCTGGCCAGCAA ACGCAGTGTGATCGAGGCGGTGTACAACAAGCTGAACCCtcacagagaagaggaaggg GCCTGTgcggggggagaggaggagaatgaggaggGAGGTGGCAGTACGGCGGCTCATCTGCTGGAGGCTCTGCGGCAGTTCCGCCTCCACCACCGGGGGCAGTACCGCGCGGTGCTGGAGGAGTCCATGGCCGCCTACCACCTGCGGGGGGAGAGCGCTGCCGAGGGAGCAGGGGAGAGCAGCAGGACCTCAGACGACAATGACAACGACGGCGAGGAGCAGTccgcctcccctccctctcccccctcgcCCCCGCCCTCACCTGCCACTGCAGAGCCAGAGGCCGGCCAAGAAGCACCCACCCCTGAGTCCGACCCCTCCTCTGACTGA
- the six3b gene encoding homeobox protein SIX3b, which produces MVFRSPLDFFSASRLLLPHFVDGPPVLARSRSPEDPPSASPPMAFPGLCFSAAQIASVCETLEETGDIERLARFLWSLPVTADGRDSISEHESVQRARAVVAYHTGSFRELYHILETHRFTRASHGKLQAMWLEAHYREAEKLRGRPLGPVDKYRVRKKFPLPRTIWDGEQKTHCFKERTRGLLREWYLQDPYPNPGKKRELAHATGLTPTQVGNWFKNRRQRDRAAAAKNRLQHHRMCPDSARALSGGECSPDGSAERTDGQTLLSVTDSDSDLDV; this is translated from the exons ATGGTTTTCAGATCGCCGCTCGACTTTTTCTCAGCCTCCCGTCTCCTCTTGCCGCACTTCGTGGATGGGCCCCCTGTCTTGGCCCGCTCCCGGTCCCCGGAGGACCCTCCCTCCGCCTCTCCTCCTATGGCTTTCCCGGGACTGTGCTTCTCTGCGGCGCAGATCGCCAGCGTATGTGAGACCCTTGAGGAGACCGGAGACATCGAGCGGCTGGCCCGCTTCCTCTGGTCACTCCCGGTGACCGCAGACGGCCGTGACTCCATCTCTGAGCACGAGTCCGTGCAGCGGGCTCGCGCCGTGGTGGCCTATCACACCGGGAGCTTCCGCGAGCTGTATCACATCCTGGAGACGCACCGCTTTACGCGCGCCTCGCACGGTAAACTGCAGGCGATGTGGCTCGAAGCTCACTACCGGGAGGCAGAGAAGCTCCGGGGGCGGCCGCTCGGACCGGTTGACAAATACCGCGTGAGGAAGAAGTTCCCGTTACCGAGGACCATCTGGGACGGAGAGCAGAAAACGCACTGTTTCAAGGAGCGCACACGGGGCCTGCTTAGAGAGTGGTACCTGCAGGACCCGTACCCTAACCCTGGCAAGAAGCGGGAGCTGGCGCACGCCACCGGACTGACACCGACTCAGGTTGGGAACTGGTTCAAAAACCGGAGACAGAGAGACCGGGCGGCAGCAGCAAAAAACAG GTTGCAGCACCATCGGATGTGTCCAGACAGTGCACGTGCACTTAGTGGAGGAGAGTGCAGTCCAGATGGGAGCGCAGAGCGCACAGATGGACAAACCCTTCTCTCAGTAACGGACAGTGACTCTGACTTGGATGTCTGA